A portion of the Bacillus oleivorans genome contains these proteins:
- a CDS encoding DUF1292 domain-containing protein has protein sequence MKYDDARDVVIIEDENGTEKEYAVEALFDMEDELYALLRGKNDETLLFRVEDEGEEQYIVGITDPAIKESILDAYQIAVEAAPAE, from the coding sequence ATGAAATATGATGATGCAAGAGATGTTGTAATCATTGAAGATGAGAATGGAACTGAAAAAGAGTATGCGGTTGAAGCTTTATTCGATATGGAAGATGAACTATACGCCTTACTGAGAGGGAAAAATGACGAAACCCTGCTATTCCGCGTAGAAGATGAAGGAGAAGAGCAGTATATCGTGGGAATAACAGATCCAGCAATAAAAGAGTCAATTCTCGACGCATATCAAATTGCAGTTGAAGCTGCACCTGCAGAATAG
- a CDS encoding MBL fold metallo-hydrolase, with protein MPRNFVFNIKVYKTGECFQLGKLTDCKNPWKKQSFPALIFSFSHPEKGNILFDTGYDSAYFVASARFPYRLYQFVTPVKLYEDFSFKTSLPPIDTVLISHFHADHLGGLHFFKDKPIICSNQEWESVRDKKGFKALKRAYLPDLVPPNLRFSFLEETSLVRLPDELSPFTQGYDLLGDSSIYAVLLPGHTRYQYGIFLRTKNRWVFLCADASWSLKSIEQLSLPLPFARLAIEDWSAYIETFAMLNQLHLKNKNILIFPSHCEATYLKWKDKLGTLDQ; from the coding sequence ATGCCTCGCAACTTTGTTTTTAATATAAAGGTCTATAAAACCGGTGAATGCTTTCAGCTTGGAAAATTGACAGACTGTAAAAATCCTTGGAAAAAACAGTCATTTCCTGCTCTTATCTTTTCATTTTCACATCCCGAAAAAGGGAATATTCTGTTTGATACTGGGTACGATTCTGCATATTTTGTTGCAAGCGCTAGGTTTCCATATCGTTTGTATCAATTCGTTACTCCAGTAAAACTTTATGAGGATTTTTCTTTTAAGACGAGCCTCCCTCCAATTGATACCGTTTTGATATCTCATTTTCATGCCGATCATTTAGGAGGTCTTCATTTTTTCAAAGATAAACCTATTATTTGTTCAAACCAAGAATGGGAGTCTGTAAGAGACAAGAAAGGGTTCAAAGCATTAAAACGGGCATATCTTCCTGATTTAGTTCCACCCAATCTTCGGTTCTCATTTTTGGAGGAAACTTCCTTGGTTCGGCTTCCAGATGAACTGTCTCCTTTCACTCAAGGATATGATTTACTTGGAGATTCATCCATTTACGCCGTCCTTCTTCCAGGGCACACAAGATATCAATATGGAATTTTCCTTAGAACAAAAAATAGATGGGTATTTTTATGTGCAGATGCCAGCTGGTCATTGAAATCAATCGAACAACTTTCACTGCCGCTTCCATTTGCACGTTTGGCGATTGAAGATTGGTCTGCGTATATAGAAACCTTTGCGATGTTAAATCAATTACACCTAAAAAATAAGAATATATTAATCTTTCCATCACATTGTGAGGCTACTTATTTAAAGTGGAAAGACAAGCTTGGGACATTGGACCAATAG
- a CDS encoding GTP cyclohydrolase II — protein MAQTLIELKVREILEDKIQYIKSDKGAIYLVGPIKLPVNLYGETVIFKWYCWLNCEEVTEDITRIIEKLSAKNLAEFQQSSVLVYGDFEFGEEALIRFHSICHTGDIFGSKRCDCGFQLKQSMKMIVDHGTGALFYLANHEGRGIGLFSKAMAYLLQENGFDTVEANLHLGFVDDSRNYSDAISVLKALRSKPVTLITNNPKKLEALQEAGMHVSGRTALWGDVSEYNEKYLQTKINRSGHLKEEGTCCND, from the coding sequence ATGGCACAAACATTAATCGAACTAAAGGTACGTGAAATTCTAGAAGATAAAATTCAATACATTAAATCGGATAAAGGGGCTATTTATTTAGTAGGTCCAATAAAATTACCCGTCAATTTGTATGGAGAAACTGTAATTTTTAAATGGTACTGCTGGCTGAATTGTGAGGAGGTAACAGAAGATATCACTCGGATTATTGAGAAACTTTCAGCCAAAAACCTCGCTGAATTTCAGCAATCGAGTGTGTTAGTGTATGGAGACTTCGAATTTGGAGAAGAAGCGCTGATCCGATTCCATTCCATCTGTCATACAGGGGATATTTTCGGGAGTAAAAGATGCGACTGCGGATTTCAGTTAAAACAGTCCATGAAAATGATTGTGGATCATGGAACAGGTGCTTTGTTTTATTTAGCCAATCATGAAGGCAGAGGGATCGGATTATTTAGTAAAGCGATGGCCTATCTTTTGCAAGAAAATGGTTTCGATACGGTAGAAGCAAATCTTCACCTTGGTTTTGTGGATGATTCGAGGAATTATAGTGATGCCATTTCCGTGTTAAAAGCATTACGATCAAAACCAGTGACCCTTATTACCAATAACCCGAAAAAGCTAGAGGCATTACAAGAGGCGGGTATGCATGTTTCAGGCAGAACGGCTTTATGGGGCGATGTTTCCGAGTATAACGAAAAATACTTACAAACTAAAATAAACCGGTCTGGGCATTTGAAAGAAGAGGGAACTTGCTGTAATGACTAA
- the ribD gene encoding bifunctional diaminohydroxyphosphoribosylaminopyrimidine deaminase/5-amino-6-(5-phosphoribosylamino)uracil reductase RibD, with product MTNHEFYMRLALDNALAMKGQTDPNPLVGAVIVNENRIVGIGAHLKAGEPHAEIHAIRMAGEKTKGATIYVTLEPCSHQGRTGPCAVSIVEAGIKKVVIATLDPNPVVSGNGVNILKDAGIEVIIGVCEEESKRMNEVFNKFIVEKKPFVTLKAGSTLDGKIASHTGSSKWITSEAARYDVHQLRSQNMGILVGINTVIEDNPELTARIPNGRNPIRLVLDSSLRIPLDTKVIQDNQAETWIFTTEQHDKEKRKQLEEKGIQVYVTSDTNRADPNKVLHILGEKLVSSVLIEGGGSIHAAFLEHHLIDKVVIYMAPKLIGGKLAPTFLEGQGIQEMSDAIELSDVTVEKIGKDFKWIGYPIY from the coding sequence ATGACTAATCATGAATTTTACATGCGGTTGGCATTGGATAATGCGCTAGCAATGAAAGGACAAACAGACCCTAATCCGTTAGTGGGTGCTGTCATTGTAAACGAGAATCGGATTGTTGGGATAGGGGCCCATTTAAAAGCAGGGGAGCCTCATGCTGAGATCCATGCAATTCGAATGGCAGGGGAAAAGACAAAGGGTGCGACTATTTATGTGACACTAGAGCCTTGTTCCCATCAAGGCAGAACAGGGCCATGTGCGGTTTCGATTGTAGAAGCAGGTATTAAAAAAGTAGTGATTGCCACATTAGATCCGAATCCTGTCGTATCAGGCAATGGAGTAAATATATTAAAAGACGCTGGGATTGAAGTCATTATTGGTGTTTGTGAAGAAGAATCAAAGCGAATGAATGAAGTTTTTAATAAGTTTATTGTGGAGAAAAAGCCATTTGTAACATTAAAAGCGGGAAGTACTTTAGACGGTAAAATTGCGAGCCACACCGGAAGCAGTAAGTGGATTACGTCAGAAGCAGCCCGTTATGATGTTCATCAGCTTCGCAGTCAAAATATGGGTATTTTGGTTGGAATTAATACAGTTATAGAAGACAATCCTGAATTGACTGCGAGAATCCCAAATGGACGAAATCCAATTCGCCTTGTTTTGGATTCTTCCTTAAGAATTCCCTTAGATACCAAGGTTATACAAGATAACCAAGCGGAAACTTGGATATTTACGACTGAACAGCATGACAAAGAAAAAAGAAAACAACTGGAGGAAAAAGGAATCCAGGTTTACGTTACTTCTGATACGAATCGAGCAGATCCAAATAAAGTGCTACATATTTTAGGAGAAAAATTGGTATCTTCCGTTTTAATTGAAGGCGGAGGCTCCATACATGCTGCTTTTTTGGAACATCACTTAATAGATAAAGTGGTGATCTATATGGCTCCAAAATTAATAGGAGGAAAACTGGCTCCAACCTTTTTAGAAGGCCAAGGAATACAGGAGATGAGTGATGCAATCGAACTTTCAGATGTAACCGTCGAAAAGATAGGAAAAGACTTTAAATGGATAGGTTACCCGATCTATTAG
- the cspD gene encoding cold-shock protein CspD, whose protein sequence is MNTGKVKWFNAEKGFGFIEVEGGDDVFVHFSAIQGEGFKSLEEGQTVTFEIVEGNRGPQAANVVKA, encoded by the coding sequence ATGAACACTGGTAAAGTAAAATGGTTTAATGCAGAAAAAGGTTTTGGATTTATCGAAGTTGAAGGTGGAGACGATGTATTCGTACACTTTTCAGCAATCCAAGGCGAAGGCTTCAAATCTTTAGAAGAAGGTCAAACAGTTACTTTCGAAATCGTTGAAGGAAACCGTGGACCGCAAGCAGCTAACGTAGTAAAAGCGTAA
- a CDS encoding S8 family peptidase: MILTLMMPTPISFAASEHSTSVRDNQTNTIANKVNSKVIDTFEDQEYVTYLVKMKEQADPQTAAAEAVQKAKAKNATAASEKLMKRSAVVSTLRGKAIETQAHLKEVLEAEMKNGSVKDYQSFYIVNGLAVTSTKEVMEKIASFAEVEKILPNETRQLYTPTVTEQDQVTAGAETQSIEWNINQIGAPAVWNMGIDGTGVVVASIDTGVQWDHPALIEKYRGYDPANPAQPNHEFNWFDVTAGQTVPYDDQGHGTHVTGTMVGSEADGSNQIGVAPGAKWIAVKAFTAAGGTDVDLLEAGEWILAPKDAAGNPHPEMAPDVVNNSWGGGPGLDEWYRPMVQAWRAAEIFPEFSAGNTTIFNPGGPGSVANPANYPESFATGATDSQNRLASFSLEGPSPYDEIKPEVSAPGVNIRSSVPGGAYEGGWNGTSMAGPHVSAVVALLKQVDASLTVDEIEEILLNTAIPLTNSEYPESPNNGFGYGLVSAFDAVSSVVSGLGKVKGNVTEDGDDVTAPVLEHQSPAEVFAGMDVPLQAQVQDDISVTSVVLRYLKEDGTWADLDASRISGDYKAGTYEVTIPGEVVAEPTLQYEIVATDFGGNQAITGILEVPVLPGITVGYEQDFEATPAGWTSYGTNNTWEWGVPASGPGSAFSGEKVYATNLEGNYDNRANMNLVMPPVDMPAEGNAYLQFKQWYNLERNYDYGHVFVSTDMENWVQKLRINNVSNGWIDGQVDLSEYAGQRIYVAFNVTTDGSVLREGWYIDDVKLTNTPLTTSTDQANVDNGNQKGELGITEPSDSEKTYVDPNKIVPAKKEETAPLTDKTATVAPASLPMSATVTVVETGRATQTNPQDGSYELTHASGSYTLVAEAYGYRSVTQTVDIPRDGEVTANFTLEELPEGTVSGTVINEQTGNPVEGATVYLIEDAAVAPVTTDENGNFSLVAYEGTYTVKVSAPSYYSEEIPVTVAGDEEVTLDVPLTPFIGYPGEIGYDDGTAENARAFYDAGNGWAVKMTLENGQTQAILNGALFRFWDTTWPNPGGTDFAVEVYDASGTDGAPGQKLAGPFSATALRTGEWTQVDLSEHGIQVPSEFYVVYIQTDPNPNSPGLGTDENGENAGRSWQLVSGAWSPSPADEGNYMIRALVDYEVTAPVITSPSANSFTNQQEIVVEGRTAANYEIHLYNNDEEVAVIQSNEQGVFSANVTLTEGANSLTAKAASNNGMTDASEPVLVTYDATLPALSIDSPENELKTNSEVITVSGLVEDVNLSSVTVNGQKATVTDGSYQHRIILTEGENVIEVVASDLAGNTTTNSVIVDAKFGIAEIQNLLPAEDKELKSGETVQIEFDSEPGLDATFVIHMPLTNVTNTTELPMTEVSEGHYVGYYTATKNVKAEGALIEVIVRDDYGNEARKAATGKLYINAKKK; encoded by the coding sequence ATGATCCTCACCCTGATGATGCCTACACCAATAAGCTTCGCTGCCAGTGAACATTCTACCTCAGTCAGAGACAATCAAACCAACACAATTGCCAACAAAGTGAATTCAAAAGTAATCGATACTTTTGAGGATCAGGAATATGTAACTTACCTAGTTAAGATGAAAGAACAAGCTGATCCGCAAACAGCGGCTGCAGAAGCAGTGCAGAAAGCTAAAGCTAAGAATGCAACAGCTGCAAGCGAAAAGCTCATGAAACGTTCTGCAGTGGTTTCTACCCTAAGAGGGAAAGCAATTGAAACGCAAGCCCACTTAAAAGAAGTTTTAGAAGCTGAAATGAAAAACGGGTCTGTCAAAGACTATCAATCTTTCTATATTGTTAACGGATTAGCTGTTACATCTACAAAGGAAGTTATGGAAAAAATCGCTTCCTTCGCGGAAGTTGAAAAAATACTTCCGAATGAAACAAGACAGCTATATACTCCTACAGTTACTGAACAAGATCAGGTAACAGCAGGTGCAGAGACACAATCAATCGAATGGAATATCAATCAAATTGGGGCTCCTGCGGTTTGGAATATGGGTATTGACGGTACGGGGGTTGTTGTTGCTTCAATTGATACGGGCGTTCAATGGGATCACCCTGCCCTAATTGAAAAGTATAGAGGCTATGACCCAGCAAATCCAGCTCAGCCAAATCATGAGTTTAACTGGTTTGATGTGACTGCCGGCCAAACGGTTCCATATGATGATCAGGGACATGGTACACATGTTACCGGTACGATGGTGGGAAGTGAAGCAGATGGATCTAATCAAATCGGTGTTGCTCCAGGAGCAAAATGGATTGCCGTAAAGGCATTTACGGCTGCTGGCGGTACTGATGTTGATTTGCTCGAAGCTGGCGAATGGATTTTAGCACCAAAAGATGCTGCAGGAAATCCGCATCCTGAAATGGCACCAGATGTGGTAAACAATTCATGGGGCGGCGGACCTGGACTTGATGAATGGTACCGACCAATGGTGCAGGCATGGCGTGCAGCTGAGATCTTCCCAGAATTTTCAGCTGGTAATACGACGATTTTTAACCCTGGCGGTCCAGGATCTGTAGCAAATCCGGCGAATTATCCTGAGTCTTTTGCTACAGGAGCGACTGATTCGCAAAATCGTCTGGCTAGTTTTTCACTTGAAGGTCCGTCTCCATATGATGAAATTAAACCTGAGGTGTCAGCACCAGGGGTAAATATTCGTTCTTCTGTACCAGGTGGGGCTTATGAAGGCGGATGGAATGGAACTTCCATGGCTGGACCGCATGTTTCGGCTGTAGTGGCTTTGCTGAAACAAGTGGATGCTAGCTTAACGGTGGATGAAATAGAGGAAATCCTCCTCAATACAGCGATTCCATTAACCAACAGTGAATACCCAGAATCACCGAACAATGGATTTGGCTATGGATTAGTCAGTGCATTCGATGCCGTTTCGTCAGTAGTAAGCGGTTTAGGTAAAGTAAAAGGTAATGTTACAGAAGATGGAGATGACGTAACGGCCCCTGTTCTTGAGCATCAATCTCCTGCTGAAGTATTTGCGGGCATGGATGTACCATTACAAGCTCAAGTGCAGGATGATATTAGCGTGACGTCTGTTGTTCTCCGTTATTTAAAAGAAGATGGAACGTGGGCTGATTTAGATGCCTCAAGAATCAGCGGCGATTATAAAGCCGGAACGTACGAAGTAACAATTCCTGGAGAGGTAGTTGCGGAACCAACACTTCAATATGAAATAGTCGCCACTGATTTCGGCGGAAATCAGGCTATTACTGGAATCCTTGAAGTTCCTGTTCTGCCAGGGATTACGGTTGGATATGAACAAGATTTTGAAGCAACTCCTGCAGGCTGGACTTCCTACGGAACCAACAATACCTGGGAGTGGGGAGTTCCTGCATCAGGTCCAGGTAGTGCCTTCTCTGGTGAAAAAGTGTACGCAACAAACCTTGAAGGAAACTATGATAACAGAGCAAACATGAACCTAGTGATGCCTCCAGTAGATATGCCAGCAGAAGGAAATGCTTATCTTCAATTTAAGCAATGGTATAACTTAGAACGAAATTATGACTACGGTCATGTATTCGTTTCGACAGATATGGAAAATTGGGTGCAAAAACTAAGAATTAACAATGTATCAAACGGATGGATTGATGGGCAAGTCGACTTAAGTGAATATGCTGGACAAAGAATCTATGTTGCCTTTAATGTGACAACGGATGGTAGTGTATTACGTGAAGGCTGGTATATTGATGATGTGAAATTGACCAATACACCATTAACAACGAGTACCGATCAAGCCAATGTTGATAACGGGAATCAAAAAGGAGAATTAGGCATTACAGAACCTTCTGACAGTGAAAAGACATATGTGGATCCGAACAAAATTGTGCCAGCTAAAAAAGAGGAAACAGCACCACTGACTGATAAGACAGCAACGGTGGCACCTGCAAGCTTACCAATGAGTGCAACGGTAACAGTTGTTGAAACGGGTCGAGCAACACAGACCAATCCGCAAGATGGAAGCTACGAATTAACACATGCGTCTGGATCTTACACATTGGTAGCGGAAGCTTACGGGTATCGATCAGTTACACAAACAGTCGATATTCCGCGCGATGGAGAAGTCACAGCAAACTTTACTTTAGAAGAACTTCCAGAAGGTACGGTTTCAGGGACAGTAATCAATGAACAAACTGGAAATCCAGTTGAAGGAGCAACTGTTTATCTGATTGAGGATGCTGCGGTTGCCCCTGTTACAACGGATGAAAATGGAAACTTCTCTTTAGTTGCTTATGAAGGTACGTATACAGTTAAAGTATCAGCACCATCTTACTATAGTGAAGAAATCCCAGTCACAGTAGCAGGTGATGAGGAAGTTACATTGGATGTTCCATTGACACCATTTATCGGCTATCCTGGAGAAATTGGCTATGATGATGGAACAGCAGAAAATGCAAGAGCGTTTTATGATGCCGGTAATGGCTGGGCAGTAAAAATGACCCTTGAAAATGGCCAGACTCAAGCGATCTTAAATGGCGCCTTGTTCCGATTCTGGGATACAACCTGGCCGAATCCAGGAGGAACTGATTTCGCAGTTGAAGTCTATGATGCATCTGGTACGGATGGTGCTCCAGGACAAAAATTGGCTGGACCTTTTAGTGCGACAGCTTTACGAACTGGAGAATGGACACAAGTTGATTTAAGTGAACACGGAATTCAGGTTCCAAGTGAATTCTATGTGGTTTACATTCAAACTGATCCGAACCCTAATTCTCCTGGATTAGGAACTGATGAAAACGGAGAAAATGCAGGAAGAAGCTGGCAATTAGTGAGTGGAGCTTGGAGTCCATCACCAGCAGATGAAGGCAACTACATGATTAGGGCATTAGTGGATTACGAAGTGACAGCACCAGTGATCACATCGCCATCAGCGAACAGCTTCACGAATCAGCAAGAGATCGTAGTTGAAGGAAGAACTGCAGCCAACTATGAAATCCACCTTTATAACAACGACGAAGAAGTGGCAGTAATTCAATCCAATGAACAAGGTGTATTCTCTGCCAATGTTACTCTGACAGAAGGTGCCAATAGCCTCACAGCTAAAGCAGCAAGTAATAATGGAATGACTGATGCTTCAGAGCCAGTCCTTGTTACTTATGATGCGACACTCCCTGCATTATCGATTGATTCACCAGAGAATGAATTAAAAACAAATAGTGAAGTCATTACTGTCAGCGGTTTAGTCGAGGATGTCAACTTATCTTCTGTGACCGTAAATGGTCAAAAGGCAACCGTAACAGATGGAAGCTACCAGCACCGCATCATTCTAACTGAAGGGGAAAATGTGATTGAGGTAGTTGCATCCGATCTGGCTGGTAATACAACTACTAACTCAGTGATAGTCGATGCTAAGTTTGGAATTGCTGAGATTCAAAACCTGTTGCCTGCAGAAGACAAAGAGCTAAAATCCGGGGAAACTGTTCAAATTGAATTTGACAGTGAGCCAGGCTTAGACGCAACATTCGTCATCCACATGCCATTAACCAATGTTACAAACACGACCGAACTGCCAATGACAGAAGTTTCAGAAGGACACTATGTTGGCTATTATACAGCTACCAAGAATGTAAAAGCAGAGGGTGCATTAATTGAAGTAATCGTCCGCGATGATTATGGCAACGAAGCACGTAAAGCAGCAACAGGCAAGCTGTATATAAATGCCAAGAAGAAATAG
- a CDS encoding ferritin-like domain-containing protein → MYTDSYLYYYRPTDRLVSDVERAINGEYSAIQCYKNIAEMADTKEAKNQIKEIRKDERKHFQQFSQIYLTLTGRQPQPKVSEKCPNTYREALEFAMKDEQETVDFYLDIADQTNNQQIKDIFRRAAADEQNHAVWFLYYLSMTR, encoded by the coding sequence ATGTATACCGATTCTTATCTATACTATTACCGGCCAACAGATAGATTGGTCAGTGATGTAGAACGAGCAATAAATGGGGAATATAGTGCAATTCAATGTTATAAAAATATAGCTGAAATGGCAGATACAAAAGAGGCAAAAAATCAGATCAAAGAAATTCGAAAAGATGAAAGAAAGCATTTCCAGCAATTTTCCCAAATATATTTAACTTTGACCGGCAGACAGCCTCAGCCAAAAGTAAGTGAAAAGTGTCCTAATACGTATCGGGAAGCACTTGAATTTGCAATGAAAGATGAACAGGAAACAGTTGACTTCTACTTAGATATTGCAGATCAGACCAATAACCAGCAAATCAAAGATATCTTTCGCAGAGCAGCTGCAGATGAGCAAAACCATGCAGTATGGTTTTTATATTATTTATCCATGACTAGATAA
- a CDS encoding SIMPL domain-containing protein, producing the protein MHNQSAFYRNPSHHTSPAKDRVIEVLGEGVISAQPDVAIIRLGVITEGVDLTETLDKNSAAMSNVIQALIGLGIPKEHIKTDEYRIDLQYDFKDGQQLFRGYRATNMIEITIHVIKKVGLVVNTAIQNGANTVSNIEFSLEKKASYYNQALEFAVKNAQEKALAIASAAGVSLNQVPFSITEMTTPRQPPIPFEATAMVQSVSTPIEPGQMEIKAQIVAKFSY; encoded by the coding sequence ATGCACAACCAGTCTGCGTTTTACCGAAACCCTTCCCATCACACATCTCCTGCAAAGGATCGGGTTATTGAAGTGCTCGGGGAGGGAGTTATTTCTGCTCAACCGGATGTTGCCATTATTAGACTTGGAGTTATTACTGAGGGAGTGGATTTAACAGAAACATTAGATAAAAACTCTGCTGCCATGAGCAATGTTATACAAGCCCTTATCGGACTTGGCATTCCCAAGGAACATATTAAAACAGACGAGTATCGGATTGACCTGCAATATGATTTTAAGGATGGACAGCAACTGTTTAGAGGTTACCGTGCAACCAATATGATTGAGATTACTATACATGTTATAAAAAAAGTTGGATTAGTGGTTAATACAGCTATTCAAAACGGGGCAAACACCGTCTCTAATATCGAATTCTCATTAGAGAAAAAAGCTTCTTATTATAATCAAGCACTTGAATTTGCAGTCAAAAATGCTCAAGAAAAAGCGTTAGCGATTGCTTCTGCTGCCGGAGTTAGCCTGAACCAGGTCCCATTTTCTATTACTGAAATGACCACACCAAGGCAGCCGCCTATCCCTTTTGAAGCAACAGCGATGGTTCAAAGTGTTTCCACACCTATTGAACCAGGACAAATGGAAATAAAGGCTCAAATTGTCGCTAAATTTTCATACTGA
- a CDS encoding YebC/PmpR family DNA-binding transcriptional regulator, whose amino-acid sequence MGRKWNNIKEKKAAKDANISRIYSKFAIEIYVVAKQGEPDPEANQALKFVLERAKTYNVPKNIIDRALEKAKGAGDDNYDELRYEGFGPAGSMIIVDALTNNVNRTASEVRTAFGKNGGNMGVSGSVAYMFDRTAVFGLEGKSADEVLEILMEADIDVRDVLEEDETVIIYAEPDQFHVVQETLKNVGITEFTVAEISMLPQNEVTLPQEAQAQFEKLIDALEELEDVQRVYHNVDLGE is encoded by the coding sequence ATGGGCCGTAAATGGAACAATATTAAAGAGAAAAAGGCTGCAAAAGATGCGAATATAAGCAGAATATATTCTAAGTTTGCGATCGAAATCTATGTAGTTGCTAAACAGGGAGAGCCAGATCCAGAGGCCAATCAGGCTTTAAAATTTGTACTCGAACGTGCTAAGACATATAATGTGCCGAAAAATATCATTGATCGTGCGCTTGAAAAAGCAAAGGGCGCCGGTGACGATAACTATGACGAACTTCGTTATGAAGGTTTTGGACCAGCAGGGTCTATGATTATCGTAGATGCCTTAACCAATAATGTGAATCGGACAGCTTCAGAAGTCCGTACTGCCTTTGGCAAGAACGGCGGAAATATGGGGGTCAGCGGCTCTGTAGCGTATATGTTTGACCGTACAGCCGTATTTGGCCTAGAAGGAAAATCTGCAGACGAGGTACTTGAAATACTTATGGAAGCAGATATCGATGTTCGCGATGTATTAGAAGAAGACGAAACCGTTATTATTTATGCTGAACCTGATCAATTCCATGTCGTTCAAGAGACATTAAAAAATGTCGGAATCACAGAATTTACGGTGGCTGAAATATCTATGCTTCCGCAAAACGAAGTGACACTCCCGCAAGAGGCACAAGCTCAATTTGAGAAATTAATTGATGCACTGGAAGAGTTAGAAGATGTTCAGCGTGTTTACCATAATGTTGATTTAGGTGAATAA
- a CDS encoding DUF3231 family protein has product MEMDKSLTTHEELTSAEIGKLWATYMGNSMATRILQFYLQHVEDPDIQHVLEYAIEISEDFLKKITYIYEKKNHPLPFGFTKDDVNMQAPRLFLDEFYLHYLKYMAKAGISLYATAVPLMTREDTRELFTYCITKTVDLMNRVNKVLQAKGFIQTPPIIPIPKRVDFVKKQQYLHGFFGHVRPPHALEATHLHDNIENNVTSKTLLIGFTQVSKDEKVRDILVRGKELTEKHISRFSELLNRSHLPSAPHLDHLVTASNEAPFSDKIMLFHKIDMFSMKIRGYGNAISLNGRRDIGASAARLLLEVSLYVEDLGNLMIEKGWLEQMPEAPDRDALAFE; this is encoded by the coding sequence ATGGAAATGGACAAGTCTTTAACTACACATGAAGAATTAACATCCGCTGAGATCGGTAAGCTTTGGGCCACATATATGGGAAATAGCATGGCCACACGAATTCTTCAGTTTTACTTACAGCATGTAGAGGATCCTGACATTCAACATGTACTTGAGTATGCTATAGAAATAAGCGAAGACTTTTTAAAAAAAATCACATATATTTATGAAAAGAAGAATCATCCGCTGCCATTTGGATTTACGAAGGATGATGTTAACATGCAGGCACCAAGACTATTTCTCGATGAATTCTATCTTCATTATTTGAAATATATGGCAAAAGCGGGAATAAGTCTGTATGCAACCGCCGTGCCATTAATGACAAGAGAAGATACAAGAGAACTTTTTACATACTGTATAACAAAGACAGTTGATCTGATGAATCGTGTTAATAAAGTTTTACAAGCAAAAGGATTTATCCAAACTCCACCGATAATTCCGATTCCTAAACGTGTTGATTTCGTTAAAAAACAGCAATATTTACATGGATTTTTTGGACATGTTAGACCGCCGCATGCGCTAGAAGCCACGCATCTTCACGATAATATTGAAAATAATGTAACTTCAAAGACGCTGCTGATCGGATTTACTCAAGTTTCGAAAGATGAAAAAGTGAGAGATATACTAGTTCGGGGAAAGGAACTTACCGAAAAACATATAAGTCGATTTTCCGAGCTCTTGAATAGGAGTCATCTGCCATCGGCTCCTCATCTCGATCATTTAGTCACAGCATCAAACGAGGCGCCATTTTCAGATAAAATAATGTTATTTCATAAAATTGATATGTTTTCCATGAAAATTAGAGGATACGGCAATGCAATTTCACTTAACGGAAGACGTGATATAGGCGCCTCGGCAGCTAGATTACTTCTGGAAGTCTCACTATATGTAGAGGATCTGGGAAATCTCATGATTGAAAAAGGCTGGCTGGAACAAATGCCAGAAGCACCAGACCGGGATGCTTTAGCATTTGAATAA